TTCTAAATTAAAATTACTAATTGTAtaattcttaattgataattgtactGCAACTTAATACTGCGATCTGGAACACATCTGGAAGTTTTTTTAGATAAACAAAGAGAGAGCTCTTTAAGAGACAgggaaaaaagttaaaatcaaaCTTTGCTATCAAGATATTATGGAGACAAGTCAAAAGTGAAATAATACAATACTCACTAAACTGGATTTAAGATTCCTGTCGCGTAGAACACAATGACATTATTTTCCTGAAATGGCtttttgttctctctttttttcagctGCATTTACTCCAATGTCAGCCGAAattacattataaataaataaccagtATAATATTCGGGCTAAACATCAATAACATGAATGAAGTCCTGTAAAGACTCAGGTCTATCTTCAATATTCTAGGTGTAATCAAAAGTATTCATTCGATaaaattttaataattttgaaGATCACGTGCAGCCTCAGCACTTTCAATACTTTTACACTgtgcaacacaaagacacagacagtgtCAGTCATGCGTGAGTAATTCCAGCtaatcagacttattttgacaaaattacaaatctttacacattatttgtcattttgttatAAACCCGTGTGCtgaatgcagtgtgtgtttttatgcaaAAGCCTGACTTCATCATGGGTGATTATTCATACAAGATTTAACTCTTTACCAAATTTCCATGTTTGCATTAgtattttgctttattttgtaaatattagttagtaaatatttgtttcttgTAAATGTAGATGTTTTTGTCTGACACAGATCTTATTGCCAATCGTGCAATAACCTCTTAAATCATCTTCTCTTGAAATATATCTTTTAGTACGTATTCGAGAAGACTTTACTGTACCTCTGAGTACCTGTAGCTAACACTGTGTGAGGATCCTTCACCTGACCAAGAATGGGATGTGAGCACCAATATCTACATTTAAACTGTTTGTGGCATGTTTGCTTctgatgtacagtatgtgtacaTTTATAGCAAATGTGATGTGAGACATTGGATTGAAGTCATAATTAAAAGCAACTTGCCCACAGTAACTGTGTTGATAAAGTCcaatttattgttattaaatgttCTCTATTCTGCTGCATATGTAGTTATGCTGTAGTTTGCAGTCTCATagacacaacagcaacaatctCTGTGGTAGCTTTATCACATATAGTCAGATTGTATGATATACCTGCTTCAGTAATTGCAACTGTAAACTAAACCATGAAGGAATAAAGTGGTATATATTAAATACatcataaaacaaaagaatGAAGAAAAGGCATTTTTAACCTATTAACTAACACTGGGCTGTTGTTCTTCTATTCACATCGGATCAGCTGGATGTGACCACAGTCGAGTAGATCACAGAATCCTCGCTCTCTCCTTTTGTGGCCCTGAagagaagatgatgatgttAATGAGTATCAATGCATCAGATGGTGTTACTGTATCTACATTGATAATGGCAGGTTCACAGCAGCATTCACACCTCACACAATGTGTTACTTACTGAATGTCATACCCTTCCAGAAATAAACCCCCCAAAATGAACTTCTTTcgaatcaatgttgtaaatactgttattttgttgatgtgttcagtcacgcgtggcatctattgcacttctgccCGTCCTGGGTGAGGGACCCCTCAAGTGTGTCTTTCTCTGAGGGCTCCAAGTTTGTTCCCTCTCTAGGTattattagattattttttatGCTCTTGTTGAGGGATAAGATCATAGGATGtctcaccttgttaagccctattaGACGAATTGCAATTTGCAAATATTggttataaaaataatatttgatttattgattgtaAATTTGAGAACGACTGAACGACTGAAACAAATGGATGACCCATATATTTCATCTATATAATTACTACAGTAATTCAGCGGCATACAGCGGCATACAGCGGCAAACATATTCTTTTGGGTTTTGGTGCTTTTAATTTTTATCTATCAGTCGattcatccattatctgtaTCGCAGATCCCTTGAGGGTCACAGGAGCCAATCATAGCGGACGATGTGAGAGATACTTCCTGAGCAAGTCAATCGAGTATCACACAGCCAACAAAGACGGACGTTCaacttcacattcacacctatggtgAATTGAGGGAGGAAGCAGTagtacacagagaaaaaaccaggcagacatggggagaacatgcaaactccaaacaggtcacaaactgggattcaaactgggAACCTTGTTGCTGTGAGACTGCAGTTTACAGTTACCCACTGCACCACTCTGCCTCCATGTGATTAGGAagtgaaataaacataaaaaaaagtagtttataataatacattatttgAGGAAGGAATATCGACTCATTACCTAATTTACTGTAAAGTCCTGGCTACAACTAGACATGTTTCATTATTCTCTGTGACATTCAAGGTTTTATTTCAGAATTTGGTAATTTAAGGATGCACAGTAACACTGACTGAGGGCTACAGACATCAGTAGACTTGTCTGACAGTGAATAATATAATGCTGTGATGTTAAACGTTTGTTCAGTGAACCTACAAGGACTCCTGTGGAgctctgctgttgtttctgggTTTGATGGCCACTGTTGTATAGATACGTTCAGCTTCATCAAAAGAGGGAACCTGAAGAGAGAACATGCACagtgaatttatttaaaatatattgtgttATAACTTCTGCATATGCTCATGCATGTTCGTGGACCACACTTACGTAATGTTTGTGGTGATTGTTCCTCGGACGAGAGGATgaatgtgtgttgatgttggcGTAAACAGTGTCCAGCTGATCTTCTGTGGATGAAGAACACAAGCCCTCTCCACTGAGCTTGGAGTCAATTGCAGTccgctgcagaggaaacaacaaAGGGCAGGTATAAATTAAGtttaggaaaaaaaatcacattaaaggaaatatttaaattattgaattTTTACCTCAAAAGCAGAACATGTTTTtacccctgtctgtctgttgttgtttttttgtttttcagcaggaataCACAGTTTTACATTAAATTTAGTTGCCAATCCAGACAAAGGGTAAGATGGTTTCAAGACACCTGCAATATAGgacttttaaaagaaacattttcactAGGTTCTTAGGGAACAATTCATGATTCTGGATTAAAACAATCTGGCATACTTAGAGGAgggatatctatgagtgtgttttggtgcagcttgatttaggGGACTGCCGGGCCTTGGTGGAAGTATGGACTCTACTGAGGGCTCTTCTACTTAGCTTTGCCAATGAAggattgtttgtctgtctgttggttAACAGAACAACGCAAAAACAACTGGACGGATccccatgaaacttggtggaagaatgtggtATAGGTCCGGGAAGAACCCATAAAAGTTTGGTGCAGTAAATGActaaggggcagatccaggaatttaaaaaaagctttttaaaaacataacaagACTGGGcagttcttttttacatttccccACGCaaggaataatttatggatcttgatctTGATGACAAAAATCAGTCATATTTATGGGACTGATATAATTATGGGCAATTTGCTgcacatccaaataaaaatctggatccagtgaatttacATATGGTTTCATGAGGTGACACATGACTAGTCTTGATCTGTGTTTCAGCTCGGATGGGAAGTCAAACTTTCCACTAACCCTTGCATAACTATCAGTCAATCACAAGAGTTTAATAAAGTTCAGATCGGTTATTTtaggacttttttttaatgtactCACTTTTTCCGCTGCAttggttctttgttttttgctgtcaaaaaaacaaacgaTAACAAACAACCCACATTTGTTACCACATTCACGTTTCTCAATCCTGTGGCTTCACATTTcaagaagttgtttttttaataacgggaaacaccagcagcacccagccaccccccccccccacacacacacacgcacattttaCATGTACAGGAGACACTTATTGTCATAAGAGATGTGGAGTAAATATATGTTGATGGCTGTGTCAAATTCACTCTCACTGACATTTATTGACTCACCAGTACAAAAGATGTGCTACCACAAGAGTCACCAAAACGATGACTCCAACTACGGCGATGATCAGGTGAATCTGGCTgcctgaggaggagacacagtAGGGTTTAATCAGATGAGTACAAACCTAACACCACTCTGTTGAACACAATGATGAAGATTTATTCTTAAGCAGCACGAACCGCGGTCCTCTGTTTTCAAGCTCAACGGCAGAGCAGTTGAGTTGCCCGTCCCCACACTGTTTCTGGCCTGGCAGAGGAAGAGTCCAGTGTGGGACGCCTccaaagaggaaagagacagCACCTGTCCCCAGCCCACCTGGAGCCATGAGCTGGAACTGGGAGAGTCTTTCCTCTTGTACCAGGTGTAGTTGTCGGCCGCAGGATTGGccacactgctgcaggtcagattCACACTGCTGCCCTCAGTAAATTGTTGATCATCTACTGAAATTGAAACGTTCTCTGGGCCGTCTGAAAACAAGGACAAACAGCACATGTGGAATAATGAGACAAGAGATAACAGTGCAGCAATTTTTAATCTGGGCCCCTCAAACCTGAGGGTCTCATgattaaatcaataaacaaGAGGTGAAATGGTTAAGGAGTAAcagcagacaaaaataaatcagtatATTTTTGATTTACACTTTTTCTTGTGAGATGTTGGATGCATTCACCTTTTCAGGCCTCAAACAAGGACACTCAATGTGTTTGCACATCTTAAATCAttcatttctgtctgtctgtctgtctgtctgtctgtctgtctgtctgtctatctatctatctatctatctatctgtctatctgtatgtcctttctgtctgtctgtctgtctgtctgtctatctatctgtctatctgtctgtcctttctgtcctttctgtcctttctgtctgtctgtctatccatctatctatctatctatctatctatctacctatctatctatctatctatctatctgtctgtctgtctgtctgtctgtctgtctatctatctatctatctatctatctatctatctatctatctatctatctatctatctatctatctatctatctgtctgtctatctgtctgtctgtctgtctgtctgtctgtctgtctgtctgtctgtctgtctgtctgtctgtctgtctgtctgtctgtctgtctgtctgtctgtctgtctgtctgtctgtctgtctgtctgtctgtctatctatctatctatctatccatctatctatctatctatctatctatctacctatctatctatctatctatctgtctgtctgtctgtctgtctgtctgtctgtctatctatctatctatctatctatctatctatctatctatctatctatctatctatctgtctgtctatctgtctgtctgtctgtctgtctgtctgtctgtctgtctgtctgtctgtctgtctgtctgtctgtctgtctgtctgtctgtctatctgtctgtctgtctgtctgtctgtctgtctgtctgtctgtctgtctgtctgtctgtctatctatctatctatctatctatctatctatctatctatctgtctgtctatctatctgtctatctgtatgtcctttctgtctgtctgtctgtctgtctgtctgtctgtctgtctatctatctgtctatctgtctgtcctttctgtcctttctgtctgtctgtctatccatccatctatctatctatctatctatctatctatctatctatctatctatctatctatctatctatctatctatctatctgtctgtctgtctgtctgtctgtctgtctgtctgtctgtctgtctgtctatctatctatctatctatctatctatctatctatctatctatctatctatctatctatctatctgtctgtctgtctgtctgtctgtctatctatctatctatctatctatctatctatctatctatctatctatctatctgtctatctgtctatctgtctgtctgtctgtctgtctgtctgtctgtctgtctgtctatctatatgtctgtcctttctgtctgtctgtctgtctatctatatgtctgtcctttctgtctgtctgtctgtctatctatctgtctatctatctatctaagaaGCACATACATGAGACCAGATGTCTCATTGCAATATGTCTTACACAGGACATCAAGATGAACGTCGGTTGAGTTCATCATGTCATCGCCCCTCCAGCTAACATTGCTCCAGGCCTGACAGTGGTACAGTCCACTGTGTCTCGGCTGCAGGTCAGAGATGGTGTGTTCCTGCCCTGAACTGATTAACTGTCCGTCCATGTACAGGCTGTATCCTCTGGGCTCCACAGGTGGGTTGGCATCACTGCTGCAGTTGAAAGTCACTGAACTTCCTTTGACGATGTCTCCTGGTGGACTTACCGACAGCGTTACTCTCCTTAGACCATCTGATAGAAAGAGCATCAGGGATTTTTAGCCAGGCAGACAAAGGAATGAAGTCCATACATAAAAAATGAGTATGAGGTTAAATAAACTGTATGCTACTGCATGAAGCAATGATATAACAATATCCCTGGTTATTTACTTAACTCTGTTGGAGGACAACAGGGAGATTACAagttacaatttttttttaatttatttattatatatatttatttcaatgtgtACCATGTATTGTTCAGATTgtgcaagaagaaaaaaaaaaacttcttcaACTTTACTTagctttctttaacattgtgttatATGACAATGACTGATTTCCCatgcagggaataattcatggatcctaataaaaaaaaaatctggtatGTTTAGAGGATGTTTAGTGTCTGTAATTCAGGGCGTCTTGATGTAGGGGTACTATGGTGGTTTAATGGAGGTATGTGCCCAAATCAGTGCGACATGGACTTAGTATAGACATAACACTAAATAATTACTAAAATTACCTACAGTTGAATTAAAACCTGTTTAAGTATTAAAGTAGCTGTAGAGTAGCTGGAATGGTGAATGTTGGataaatgcatttatatatCTCTTTTCTCAATTTATAACCTTAAGCTAAAGCACCAGCCTCATTCACCTATTCAATCACACATTCATCTGTTACATAGTCAGCAAAGCCGTCAGGGGTTATTAGTGGTTCACTATATTGCCAAAGGGCACTTTTAGCATGTCGACCGGAGGAAGGGATCGGTCAACCTTccggttagtggacaacccactCTGCCTCCTGAGCAACAGTTTAAAAGCCTCCCAGGTAAAACTCCATAACGGTATCCCTGTAACAGAGCAATAGGCCATTGCCAGTGGAGGAGTatctatttagtttttttttcactggtGTGTCATGTTCACAAATTTGCCAAAAACTGAGGTCCTCTCTCACCCTGCTGTCTTGCAAAATTAACTCGTTCACCCAGTTGTCAAATTTCCATTACTGCTGACCAGAGAATATAAAATCAGTGTTGGTGTctttttttgaccagtggaaatgGGGCTTTACATAGAATGGTGCCAGGTGTGCTGTGGAAAAATCCTATAAATTTAGATTCAGTGTTAATAGTTTACTTACACTGAACATTCAGAGTCACAGAGTTGGATCTGAC
The DNA window shown above is from Platichthys flesus chromosome 11, fPlaFle2.1, whole genome shotgun sequence and carries:
- the LOC133964345 gene encoding B-cell receptor CD22-like — its product is MDSWMLMILVFMPGVWSGDWGVTFGDQCALRGGSVVMKCSYDYPWRDTVTQVGWSRPLFTSGTWRLHTLPSLPSPPDFEYVGNLNHNCSLKINNVQPTDEGKYYFSFVTTSDKWTSKTYAYLSVNDLTAVLKPSTVKEGDDFSLTCVSDCPTPTTIVWFKDGQQVPTPGFPVRREDAGSYFCAVLGQETVRSNSVTLNVQYGLRRVTLSVSPPGDIVKGSSVTFNCSSDANPPVEPRGYSLYMDGQLISSGQEHTISDLQPRHSGLYHCQAWSNVSWRGDDMMNSTDVHLDVLYGPENVSISVDDQQFTEGSSVNLTCSSVANPAADNYTWYKRKDSPSSSSWLQVGWGQVLSLSSLEASHTGLFLCQARNSVGTGNSTALPLSLKTEDRGSQIHLIIAVVGVIVLVTLVVAHLLYCKKQRTNAAEKRTAIDSKLSGEGLCSSSTEDQLDTVYANINTHSSSRPRNNHHKHYVPSFDEAERIYTTVAIKPRNNSRAPQESLATKGESEDSVIYSTVVTSS